The Nitrospira tepida genome includes a window with the following:
- a CDS encoding DUF948 domain-containing protein, which translates to MSGVEVAAIIAAVAFAGFVAFLVPTLLQLRETVRELSQVLVRLNTELPTLLSELRKMTENINQLTEQAQSGVSHASTLLHAMGEVGESVQQVHNLVRGSGGSLLSNVASLVAGFRAATSVVKERLHSQGGNPNGG; encoded by the coding sequence ATGAGCGGAGTTGAAGTGGCAGCCATCATCGCAGCCGTGGCGTTCGCCGGGTTCGTGGCGTTTCTCGTGCCGACGCTGCTGCAACTCCGGGAGACGGTGCGGGAACTCTCGCAAGTGTTGGTTCGACTCAACACGGAATTGCCGACGCTGCTGAGCGAATTGCGGAAGATGACGGAAAACATCAACCAACTGACGGAACAGGCGCAAAGCGGCGTCTCCCATGCCTCGACCCTGTTGCATGCCATGGGCGAAGTCGGTGAATCAGTGCAGCAGGTTCATAATCTGGTGCGGGGCTCCGGCGGATCGCTGCTTTCCAACGTGGCCAGTCTGGTCGCCGGGTTTCGGGCGGCAACATCGGTGGTGAAAGAGCGGTTGCATTCACAAGGAGGGAATCCCAATGGCGGATGA
- a CDS encoding YtxH domain-containing protein yields the protein MADDRGPTAGAVLLAFLTGATMGAVAALLLAPRSGQETRDQLRTYARRTEGELRDLAGKAGEALEEVAEKGRHFVESQKSLLTEAFQAGRDAMRRERERVEGGKGSA from the coding sequence ATGGCGGATGATCGTGGACCGACAGCAGGGGCGGTGTTGTTGGCGTTTTTGACCGGCGCGACGATGGGGGCGGTGGCGGCCTTGCTCCTGGCCCCTCGTTCGGGACAGGAGACGCGGGATCAGTTGCGCACCTATGCCCGCCGGACGGAAGGGGAGCTGCGGGACCTGGCGGGAAAGGCCGGCGAGGCTCTGGAGGAAGTGGCCGAGAAGGGCCGGCATTTCGTGGAGTCGCAGAAATCGCTCTTGACGGAGGCCTTCCAAGCGGGACGGGATGCGATGCGGCGTGAACGCGAGCGGGTCGAGGGAGGGAAAGGGAGCGCGTGA
- the panD gene encoding aspartate 1-decarboxylase, with protein MFRQMLRSKIHRVLVTDANLEYEGSLTVDEDLLEAAGILPYEFIMISNLNNGERFSTYAMAGKRGSGEVVLNGPTARKAVVGDKIIIFCYEYYGEEEAKRHHPRIILVDEKNRIVHKTKPS; from the coding sequence ATGTTTCGACAAATGCTGCGGTCCAAGATTCATCGCGTGCTGGTCACCGATGCCAACCTCGAATACGAGGGCAGCTTGACGGTGGACGAAGACCTGCTCGAAGCGGCCGGCATTCTGCCCTATGAGTTCATCATGATCTCCAACCTGAACAACGGGGAGCGGTTCTCCACCTACGCCATGGCGGGAAAACGGGGGAGCGGCGAGGTGGTGCTCAACGGTCCGACCGCCCGCAAGGCCGTAGTGGGCGATAAGATCATCATTTTCTGCTACGAGTATTACGGCGAGGAAGAAGCCAAGCGGCACCATCCACGGATCATTCTCGTGGATGAGAAGAATCGCATCGTGCACAAGACGAAACCGTCATGA
- the gatC gene encoding Asp-tRNA(Asn)/Glu-tRNA(Gln) amidotransferase subunit GatC — translation MSITTEQVEHVAKLARLRLSEEEKALFAGQLSKILEYVEQLKAIGTEGVDHTASGLDQPGLLREDEVRPSLGAEAATANAPEAEGGTFLVPKVIQER, via the coding sequence GTGTCAATCACGACGGAACAGGTCGAGCATGTGGCGAAGCTCGCTCGCCTTCGCCTGAGCGAAGAGGAGAAGGCCTTGTTCGCGGGGCAGTTGAGCAAGATTTTGGAATATGTCGAGCAGCTCAAGGCCATCGGCACGGAGGGCGTGGACCACACGGCCTCGGGGCTCGACCAACCCGGACTGTTGCGCGAGGACGAGGTTCGGCCGTCGTTGGGCGCCGAAGCGGCGACGGCGAATGCACCGGAGGCGGAGGGGGGGACGTTTCTCGTCCCCAAGGTCATTCAGGAGCGATAG
- the gatA gene encoding Asp-tRNA(Asn)/Glu-tRNA(Gln) amidotransferase subunit GatA, with translation MTPLHKLTLQQLQAKFTGGDVKAREIVRAYDLRINHVEPRVHAYITRAGKEFLAAAAEALDESLKGWRKTQPMMAMPIAIKDNICTEGMKTTCASRMLENFVPPYDATVVAKLRAQGFLLIGKTNLDEFAMGSSTENSAFGPTRNPWNPKCVPGGSSGGSAAAVAADECVAALGSDTGGSIRQPAALCGVVGLKPTYGRVSRYGLVAFASSLDQIGPITKDVADAAILLNVIAGHDPLDSTSAAVPVPDYTRVFKRKDLRKVRIGVPMEYFAEGLDPQIEQAVGVALGELQELGAEIKEIKLPMTGAAVATYYLIATAEASSNLARYDGVRFGLRGSSSKDLLDLYLTTRQEGFGPEVKRRIMLGTYALSAGYYEAYYGKAQAVRTLIKQDFQAAFKEVDLIVTPVTPTPAFKLGEKTADPLQMYLSDIYTISVNLAGLPALALPCGLSSTGLPIGMQIIGRPFEEETIFRAGYVYEQATPWHTKRANVR, from the coding sequence ATGACGCCCCTCCACAAGTTGACCCTCCAACAGCTCCAGGCCAAGTTCACGGGTGGCGACGTGAAGGCCCGGGAGATCGTCCGCGCGTATGACCTCCGGATCAATCACGTCGAGCCGAGGGTCCACGCCTATATCACCCGCGCCGGCAAGGAGTTTCTGGCGGCGGCAGCCGAGGCGTTGGATGAGAGCCTCAAAGGCTGGCGCAAGACCCAGCCGATGATGGCGATGCCCATAGCGATCAAGGACAATATCTGCACCGAAGGGATGAAGACGACCTGCGCCTCGAGGATGCTTGAGAACTTCGTGCCTCCCTACGATGCCACGGTCGTGGCCAAGCTGAGGGCGCAGGGATTTCTGTTGATCGGCAAAACGAACCTGGATGAATTTGCCATGGGGTCGTCAACCGAAAATTCGGCCTTTGGCCCCACGCGCAACCCCTGGAACCCGAAATGCGTTCCGGGCGGGTCGAGCGGTGGGTCCGCGGCGGCCGTCGCGGCCGACGAATGCGTGGCGGCCTTGGGGTCCGACACGGGCGGGTCGATCCGCCAGCCGGCGGCGCTCTGCGGCGTGGTGGGGCTCAAGCCGACCTATGGGCGCGTGTCGCGGTACGGGCTGGTCGCGTTCGCCTCCTCGCTGGATCAGATCGGTCCGATCACCAAGGACGTGGCGGACGCCGCCATTCTGCTCAACGTGATCGCCGGGCATGACCCGTTGGATTCCACCTCCGCCGCGGTGCCCGTTCCCGACTATACGCGGGTGTTCAAGCGCAAGGATTTGCGGAAGGTCCGCATCGGCGTGCCGATGGAGTATTTTGCGGAGGGGCTCGATCCTCAGATCGAGCAGGCGGTCGGTGTCGCGCTCGGCGAATTACAAGAACTGGGGGCGGAGATCAAGGAGATCAAACTCCCGATGACGGGCGCGGCCGTGGCAACGTATTATCTTATCGCGACGGCCGAAGCCAGCTCGAACCTGGCCCGGTATGACGGTGTGCGGTTCGGCCTGCGCGGCTCATCGAGCAAGGACCTGCTCGACCTCTACCTGACCACGCGCCAGGAAGGATTCGGTCCGGAGGTCAAGCGCCGCATCATGCTCGGCACCTATGCCCTCAGCGCCGGCTATTACGAGGCCTACTATGGCAAGGCCCAGGCGGTTCGCACGCTGATCAAGCAGGATTTTCAGGCCGCCTTCAAGGAGGTGGACCTGATCGTCACGCCGGTCACGCCGACGCCCGCCTTCAAACTGGGGGAAAAGACCGCCGATCCACTGCAGATGTACCTGTCGGACATCTATACGATCTCGGTCAACCTGGCCGGACTGCCGGCCTTGGCGCTGCCCTGCGGTTTGAGTTCCACGGGGTTGCCGATCGGCATGCAGATCATCGGACGGCCGTTCGAAGAGGAAACCATTTTCCGCGCCGGCTACGTGTACGAGCAGGCGACTCCGTGGCATACCAAGCGGGCGAACGTGCGGTGA